A stretch of DNA from Noviherbaspirillum sedimenti:
TGTTGACCGACAGCGGACGCACGACGCGGATTTGCGTGCTGAATTGATCCATCAGATACACGTTCGGATACAGGCACAGGTTGCGCGAGTTATGCAGCATCCAGTGCGCCTTCTCGGCGCCGCAGCGCTCGACCAGCTCTTCGCGACGCAGGTAGTTGGGACGATCTTCCGGATTGGCGAAACGGCTCCACAGCACCATGTGGCCCTGCTCGAAGGCGTAGAATCCGCCGCCGAGCTTGCCCCATTGGCCGGCGTCCAGCGCGCGGATATTGTCTTCGCGCGCAGCTTCCTGCTTGCGGTGGCTGGTGGTGGCGGCATAGTTCCAGTGCACGGCCGAAACGTGATAGCCATCCGCGCCGTTTTCCGCTCCCAGCTTCCAGTTGCCCTCGAAGGTATAGGTGGAGGAACCGCGCAAGACTTCCAGGCCCTCGGCCGACTGCTCCACCATGATGTCGATCATCTTGGCGGCTTCGCCCAGATACTCGGCCAGCGGCGCCACGTCCGGGTTGATGCTGCCGAACAGGAAGCCACGGTAGTTTTCAAAACGGCCGAGCTTTTTCAGGTCGTGCGAGCCTTCCTTGTTGAAGCAATCGGGATAGCCCGCACCTTCCGGATCCTTGACCTTCAGCAACTTGCCGCTGTTGTTGAAAGTCCAGCCATGGAACGGGCAGGTATAGGTGGCCTTGTTGCCACTCTTATAACGCGCCAGCATGGCGCCGCGATGGCTGCAGGAATTGATCATCGCATTCAGTTCGCCCTGGCGGTTGCGCGCGATGATGATGGGCTGGCGGCCGATATACGTCGTGTAATAGTCGTTATTGTCTGGAATCTGGCTCTCGTGGGCCAGATAAATCCAGTTGCCCTCGAAAACATGCTTCATTTCCAGTTCAAACAAGGCTTCGTCGGTGAATACGCTGCGATGTACGCGGTAGTCGCCGGTTTCCTTGTTTTCGACCAGATAGTCGTCCAGGCTCTTCAGTTTCGGATTGTTGTCCGGATGGGTAGCGATCATGTATGTCTCCTAGCGGAAATTTAGTTGGCCGGCATCTGTGCCGAAACAATCTCAACCGATCGTGCGATATTATTAAGGTATAAAATTGATCAATTTCGATTTGATCTGGACGATACATCCAGCCATTTCGCGACGTCCAACACTGAATTAGTATTGCTCAATACCACACAGGTATGAACATGGAACTGCGCCATCTGCGCTACTTTGTCGCTGTCGCGGAAGAGCGGAATTTCACCCGCGCCGCCGAGCGCCTGCACATTGCCCAGCCGCCCCTGAGCCGGCAAATCCAGCAACTGGAAGAGGAGTTGGGCGTCACCCTGTTCGAACGCGGTTCGCGCCCGCTCAAGCTGACCGAAGCGGGCCGGTTCTGCCTTGCCCACGCCCAGCAATTGCTGGCGCAGACTGCCGAACTGAAGGCAATGACCCAGCGCGTGGGGCAGATCGAGCGCAAGATGTCAGTCGGCTTCGTGGCCTCGACCCTGTACGGCATGCTGCCCAAAATCATCCGCCGCTTCCGCGCCGAATACAGTGAAGTCGCACTGAGCCTGCACGAAATGACCACCATGGAGCAGATCAAGGCACTCAAGGAAGGCAAGATTGATGTCGGCTTCGGCCGCATCCGCCATGAAGATCCGAACGTGCGGCGCATCGTGCTGCGCGAGGAACGACTGATGGCGGCACTGCCCTCCGAACATCCGCTCACCCTCGCCAAGCCCACCCTGACCTTGCTGGACCTGGTGCCCGAAACGCTGATCATTTATCCCAAGGCGCCGCGCCCCAGCTATGCCGACCAGGTGCTGGCAGCCTTCCAGGATCGCGCCCTCACGCCGCACAAGATCGTGGAAGCGAGGGAATTGCAGATTGCCCTGGGCCTGGTGGCCGCCGGCGAGGGCGTGAGCATCCTGCCCAGCAGCATGCTCAACCTCCGACGCAGCGATGTCACCTACATGGAATTGAACGAACAAAACCTGGTTTCTCCCATCATCATGAGCATGCGCATGCGGGATGAATCGCCAGACATCAAGGCCTTGCTGAACCTGATCTACGACCTGTATGACGAGGAAAATATCGAGTACAAAAAGGAACTCTGGTGAATGCCGAGGCCCATAAATGATAAAATTCGGGCAAACTTCGGGCAAACTTCGGGCAAACTTCGGGTACACTTTGCCCTATCTTGCGGCATTTTATGCAGTCGCAAGCGGTTGATTCTTTAGGGTTTTTACCCCCGACCGAAAAATCTGCCAGGCATCCCGTTCCCATCCCCGCTTTCCCATCGCAACGGAGTTCGACATGAGGATTCAACGCTTTCTGACCGTTTGCATGCTGGCACTCCTTGCTACGTCGGCCTTCGCCCTGGAGCGGCCATTTCCGGCGAACGCCAAGCGCGGGGTGCTGAATATGGGCCCCTTCCCGGAAATCGCCTTGAATGGCCAGCCACGCCGGATGTCGGCAGGCGGGCGCATCTTCAACGAGCAGAACCTGATCCAGATGCCTGCGTCGGTTACCGGCAACAACCTGATGGTCAACTATACCGAGGATTTCCAGGGCAACGTCGACCGCGTCTGGATACTCACAGAGCAGGAAGCGGCGCAAACGCCGGCCCAGCAAAAAATCAACGCGGCCCAGGCCCCGCAGGCACAGATCCTGCCGGACCCGGTCCGATAAATCTCACCGTTACACCGTTTTAGTTTTTGGACTCAATGCAAAAGAAAGTATTCATCAAGACCTTCGGCTGCCAGATGAACGAGTATGACTCGGACAAGATGGCCGATGTGCTCAATGCCGCCGAAGGCCTGGTCAAGACCGACACGCCGGAAGACGCCGACGTGATCCTGTTCAACACCTGCTCGGTGCGCGAAAAGGCGCAGGAAAAAGTATTTTCCGATCTTGGCCGGGTGCGCGAGCTGAAGCTGAAAAACCCGAATCTCGTAATCGGCGTCGGCGGCTGCGTCGCCTCCCAGGAAGGCGAGGCGATCATCAAGCGCGCGCCCTACGTCGATGTGGTGTTCGGCCCGCAAACCCTGCACCGCCTGCCGGACCTGCTGGCCCAGCGGCGCGCCAGCGGCCGCTCGCAAGTCGATATCAGCTTCCCCGAAATCGAGAAATTCGACCATTTGCCGCCGGCCCGCGTCGAAGGCGCCACCGCCTTCGTCTCGATCATGGAAGGCTGCAGCAAGTATTGCAGCTATTGCGTGGTGCCCTATACCCGCGGCGAGGAAGTCTCGCGCCGCTTCGACGACGTGCTGACCGAAGTCGCCGGCCTGGCCGCGCAAGGCGTCAAGGAAATCACCCTGCTGGGACAGAACGTCAATGCCTTCCGCGGCGCCATGACCGATGGCGAGACCGCCGACTTCGCCCTGCTGGTGGAATACATCGCCGAGATCGACGGCATCGAGCGCATCCGCTACGTCACCAGCCATCCGAAGGAATTCACCCAGCGCCTGATCGACACCTATGCCAAAGTGCCGAAGCTGGTGAACCACCTGTACCTGCCGGCGCAGCACGGCTCGGACCGCATCCTGATGGCGATGAAGCGCGGCTATACCTCGCTCGAATACAAGTCGATCATCCGGCGCCTGCGCGAAGTGCGCCCCGATATCGCGATTTCCTCCGACTTCATCGTCGGCTTCCCCGGCGAGACCGACGCCGATTTCGAGGCGATGATGAAACTGATCGACGACATTGGCTACGACAACAGCTTCAGTTTCATCTTCAGTCCGCGCCCCGGCACGCCGGCAGCCAACCTGGCCGACGACACGCCGCACGAAGTAAAACTGGCACGCCTGCAGCGCCTGCAGAAAGTCATCGGCGACAACACCCGACGCTACAGCGACGCCCTGGTCAATTCCACCCAGCGCATCCTGGTCGAAGGGCCGTCGCGCAAGGACCCGGCAGAACTGCAGGGACGCACCGAATGCAACCGCGTGGTGAATTTCGACGGCGGTCCGCAGGCGGCGCGCCTGGTCGGCCAGATGCTCGACGTGACCATCACCGAGAGCTACTCCTATTCCCTGCGCGGCGCGCTGGTGCTGCAAGACTAAGGCCAACGTGAAAAAGACCCCTGTAGAGCCGCTGCACTTCATCCCGCAGCCGCTCGACAACAAGCGGCTCGCCAACCTGTGCGGGCCGATGGATGAAAACCTGCGGCAGATCGCCGCTGCGCTCGACGTGACAGTGTTCCGCCGCGGCGAGAAATTCATCGTCAGCGGCACCCTGGCCGCCGATGCGCTGGCCATCCTGGAACGCTTCTATGCGGTCGCCGACAAGACCATTTCGATCGACGACGTGCAACTGGCGCTGGTGGAACAGCGCGCCGGCCATGCGCAAACCGCGCGCAAGTCCGCGCGGCCGGCGCGGGCGACAGAAGCAGGCGCCGCAGCAGAACCGGCCGCAGATGATCAGGGCGTAACAGGCGCCGGCGAGCCGCTGGTACTGAAAACCCGCCGCCACGACTTGCGCGGCCGCACGCCGACCCAGAACCAGTATCTCAAGGCCATCGTCGAACACGACATCACCTTCGGCGTCGGCCCCGCCGGCACCGGCAAGACCTATCTGGCCGTCGCTTGCGCGGTCGATGCGCTCGAACGCGACGCCGTGCAAAGGATCGTGCTGACGCGGCCGGCGGTGGAAGCCGGCGAACGCCTGGGCTTCTTGCCGGGCGACCTGGCGCAGAAGGTCGATCCCTACCTGCGCCCCCTTTACGATGCGCTGTACGACCTGCTCGGTTTCGACCGCACCCAGAAGATGTTCGAGAAGCAGGCAATTGAAATTGCGCCGCTGGCCTACATGCGCGGACGCACCCTCAACCACGCCTTCGTGATCCTCGACGAGGCGCAAAATACCACGCCGGAACAGATGAAGATGTTCCTGACCCGCATCGGTTTCGGCAGCAAGGCCGTGATCACCGGCGACGTCACCCAGGTCGACCTGCAGCGCAACCAGAAGAGCGGCCTGGTCGATGCGGCCCAGGTCCTCAAGAAAGTGCGCGGCATCGCCTTCACCCATTTCACCAGCGCCGACGTGGTGCGCCACCCGCTTGTGGGGCGCATCGTCGATGCCTACGAGGCGGCGAACAAGCCTGTACGTGTAAAAAATGACAAAGCCAGCGATTAAATCAGCAACTAAGCCAGCACCCAAGTCAGCAACTAGGCCTGAACTCTCGCTCTCCGTGCAATATCCCGACCCGCGCCTGCGGGACCAACTCACGCGCCCGCAACTGCGGCGCTGGGTGCAGGCGGCATTGCTGGCGCCGGCCGAACTGACCATCCGCTTCGTCGACGCCGACGAAGGCCGCACACTCAACCGCGAATACCGGGGCAAGGACTACGCCACTAACGTGCTGACCTTCCCCTACACGGAGTCGGAAGACGAGCCCACCCGCGCCGACATCGTGCTGTGCAGTGACGTGCTGCAAAAGGAAGCCGCCGAACAACGCAAGACCTTGCAGGAACATGCCGCCCACCTGGTGGTGCACGGCGTGCTGCATGCGCAGGGCTACGACCATGAAAACGACGAGGATGCCGCCGAGATGGAGCAACTGGAAGTCGAGATTTTGGCGCGGCTGGGGTTTGCCAATCCTTACCAGGCCGATTGAATCCCCCTCCCTTAAAGAAAGCCGCTTGAAGCCGTCTCGGACCGGCTAAATTCTCCCCGGCAAGATCAATCCCCAGCCTGCGCCGCGTAGGCCATTCATCCCAGCAACACATCAGGCTGTCCTCGCACGGACGCGTCCTGCAGCGTGCGCCCTGCGGCATCGGCTCTTCGCGCTCTTCATACCAGCAAGGTATGCGTAAGTACGCCAACAGTATTAGACGCCCGCGCTTTTCCGCCCCTACTATCGTCCTCGGTTACACACCAATGCTCCGCATGGAAGCAGGTAGCAGCCATTGCGGTCAATTAGAAATCAGCCTCGACGAAGGCACAAGGAGACAAGCATGACTTTACGCATTTCCCCCGTTTGCGACGGAGGCCGCGCATGACCCAGATCGCCCTCGACGCCACCGCCAACGCCGCCACTGCAAGCAGGCGCGGCGCCTCGCCAGATTCCCGCAATTCGGTCAATGTGCAAACGCTGATCGATGAGCAGCCGATGTCGGCATACCAGTATCTGGTCCTGTTCCTCTGCTTTTCCATCCTGGCACTGGATGGATTCGATACCGCCATCATCGGCTATGTTGCGCCGGCGCTGGTATCGAAATGGGGCATCGCCCGTTCCGCACTGGCGCCGGTGATGAGCGCAGCCTTGTTCGGCCTCGCCTTCGGCGCCATGCTGGCAGGCCCCAGCGCGGACCGCTTCGGACGCAAACCGGTCCTGATCATATCCAGCATGTTCTTTGCGATCTTCAGCCTGCTGACCGCCTACGCCGGCTCGATCGAATCGATGGCCATCCTGCGCTTTCTCACCGGACTGGGCCTCGGCGCCGCCATGCCGAACGCGGTGACGCTGATGGCTGAACTGGCGCCGGCCAAGCGACGCTCGCTGGTCGTCAATGCCGTGTATGTGGGATTCCCCCTGGGTGCAGCGGCTGGCGGCATCATCTCCGCCGGCCTGATCCCGCACTTTGGCTGGGAAAGCGTGTTTATCCTGGGTGGCGTGCTGCCGCTATTGTTCGTGCCCGTCATGGCGCTGTACCTGCCGGAATCGGCTTCCTACATGGCAGCCCGCAATTATCCGGCAGCGTCCATCAGAAAGGTCATGCAGCGCATCTGCAAGCGCGACCTGAGCCACGTTGCCAGATTCACCAGCGACGCAGCGGAGGTCACGAGCAAGCCCGGACAATCCGCCCTTGGACTGATCCTGTCACGACGCTACGTGGTGGCAACGCTGATGCTGTGGTCCACCTATTTCATGGGCTTGCTGATTTTTTATCTGCTGACGAGCTGGATGCCGCTGATGATGAAGGATGCCGGCTTTAGCCTGGAAAAAGCCGCGCTGGTGAGCGCGCTGTTCCCGCTCGGCGGCGGCATCGGCACCCTGGTTGGCGGCTTGTTGATGGACCGGTTCTCGCCGGCGCGCGTGCTGGCCAGCGTGTACGTGGTGGCAGCCGTGCTCCTGGTGGCAGTCGGGCAAAGCATGGGCAACGTCGGCCTGTTCGCCACGCTGGTATTCCTGGCGGGGATCATGGTGACCGGCGCCCAGGCCTCGCTGCCTGCGCTGGCTGCGCCGATCTATCCCACCCAGGGTCGCGCCACCGGCATCGCCTGGATGCTGGGCATCGGCCGCACCGGCGGCATCCTCGGCGCCCTCGCCGGTGGTGTGTTGCTCGGCATGAAACTGCCGTTCAGCCAGATCCTGGCACTGCTGGCAATCCCCGCCCTGCTGGCGATGACCGCCTTGCTGGTGCTGTCGGTAAAGGCGCCGAAAGGCGACAGTCCGACAAGCAAGTAAGCCCCGGCGGCGGTATTCCTGTAGCGGGAATACCGCCGTCCGGCCATTGTCATTCGGGCCAGACGGACATGCCCGGCGGCCTGATTGATGGACCGCGCTGGATTTTGGTGTATTCTATGGGGTCCCAAAACAACGGCTCCCCGCCATATGCAAGAGCACCCTAGTAGCGTCAGATCATTCGACACCAAGCCGCACCGCTCCCTGTTCGAACGACTGACCGCCCTGATTTCCCCCGAGCCCGACAACCGCACGGAATTGCTCGAAGTCCTCCACGACGCTCACGAGCGCAACCTGATCGACGCCGACGCGCTGTCGATGATCGAAGGCGTATTCCAGGTATCCGACCTGTCCGCACGCGACATCATGGTGCCGTGCCCGCAGATGGACGTGATCGATATTGCCACTCCCATCGAAGAATGGATGCCGCTGGTGCTCAAGACCGGCCATTCGCGTTTTCCGGTAGTCGACGGCGACCGCGACAAGGTGGTCGGCACCCTGCTGGCCAAGGACTTGCTGCGCTATTACGCCGACCAGTCCTTCGATGTGCGCAACATGGTGCGCCCGGCCACCTTCATCCCGGAATCGAAGCGCCTGAATGTCCTGCTGCGCGATTTCCGCGCCAATCGCAACCACATGGCGATCGTCGTCAATGAATACGGCAGCGTCGCCGGCCTGATCACGATCGAGGATGTGCTGGAACAGATCGTCGGCGATATCGAGGATGAATTCGATATCGAAAAGGCCGATGACAATATCCTGCGGGTACGCGACGGCGAATTCGGCGCGCGCTGGCGTGTCAACGCCATCACCGCAATCGACCAGTTCAATGAGACGCTTGGCACCGGCCTGGCGGAAGATGCGGTCGACACCATCGGTGGACTGGTCGTCACGCACCTGGGCCGGGTGCCGCACAAGGCCGACGTCTTCGACATCGGCGCGCTGCGCTTCCAGGTCTTGCGCGCCGACGCGCGCCGGGTGCATATCCTGCTGGTCGAAAAACTGCCGGCGGCGCCGGCTGCCGCAGGCAACTGAGGCACGCATGACGGTTCGCGCCGGCGCCGCCCGCCGTCCCGCCCTCCGCCTTGCTGCCATGCTGCTGGTCGCGCTGGCCGCCGGCGCCGCCAATGTCTTCGCATTCGCCCCCTTTGGCCTGTGGCCGCTGCAACTTCTGCTGCTGGCATTGCTGTTCCACTTCCTGCACGGCACCGCCTCGGTGCAGCAGGGCGCCGCGCTCGGTCTTGCCTATGGCTGGGGCTGGGCCGCCGCCGGAGTGCATTGGCTGTATGTCAGCATGCATCACTACGGCGGCATGCCATCCTGGATGGCGGCACTCGCCGTGGCGCTGCTGGCCGTATGGCTTGGCCTGTTTGCCGCGCTGGCCGCCGGCGCCACCACCTGGTTGCGGCGCCGCTGGAACCTCTCTGCCACATTGACGCTGTTGCTGGTGGCGCCAGCGCTGTGGGCGCTGGGCGAATGGCTGCGCGGCTGGATATTCACCGGTTTTCCCTGGCTGGTCTCGGGCTACGCCCACAATGAAAGTCCGCTGGCCGGCTTCGCCCCGCTGGTCGGCGTGTATGGCATCGGCTGGCTGGCGGCACTGGCCGCCGGCGCGCTGGCGCTCCTGCCCAGGCACAGGATGCCGGTGCTGCTGCTGCTGCCCGTATTGCTGGCAGCCGGCTGGGGCTTGCAGACGGTTTCCTGGACCGGAAAACACGGCGAAGCCATCGCAGTGCGCCTGTTGCAAGGCAACGTGCCGCAGGACATGAAGTTCGAGCGCGAGCGCATCGCCACCACGCTGGCCGAGTACGAGTTCATGATTCGGCAACAGCCGGCCGACCTCATCGCCACGCCGGAAACCGCGCTGCCCCTGCTGTCGCACCAGTTGCCCGAAGATTACCTGGCGCGCCTGGGCGCCTTTGCACGCCAGTCGGGCAGCCACATCGTCGTCGGCCTGCCGATGTCCGACGGCCCGGGGCGCTATGCCAACAGCGTGCTGGGCCTGGCGCCCGCGGGAACGCCCGACGCGCAAGGCACCGCGTACCGCTATGACAAGCACCACCTGGTGCCGTTCGGCGAATTCATCCCGCCGGGCTTTCGCTGGTTCGTCGACATGATGCACATCCCGCTGGGCGACTTCACGCGCGGCGCGCCGCTGCAGGCGCCATTCCAGGTGAAGGACCAGTGGATACTGCCCAACATCTGCTACGAAGACCTGTTTGGCGAGGAAATCGCCGATCAGCTGGCAGCCGGCCATTTCGGCGAGATCCCGCAAACCAGCGTGCTTTTGAATGTTTCCAACATCGCCTGGTTTGGCGACACCATCGCCCTGCCGCAGCATTTGCAGATCTCGCAAATGCGCGCGCTGGAAACCGGCCGCCCCATGCTGCGCGCCACCAATACCGGCGCCACCGCCGTGATCGACCACAAGGGCCGGGTGACGGCGCAGCTGCCGCCCTTCCAGCAAGGCGTGCTGGCTGCCACAGTCCAGGGGTACATCGGCGCCACGCCGTATATCCTGCTCGGTAACGGACCGGCCGTGCTGCTGGCATTGCTGGCGCTGGCAATCGCACGCTTCTTGCATTGGAAAAAGGCTGGAAAGCAGCCGGAGACAGGTAAAAACCGCTAAAATCTTGGGTTTTACCGATTCCATTGCTCCCCGTCGCGGGGACGAAAAACCCACCATGCTCACATTTCAACAAGTCATACTGAAGCTGCAGGAATACTGGGATGCGCAAGGCTGCGCCCTGCTGCAGCCCTACGACATGGAGGTCGGCGCCGGTACCTCGCACACCGCCACCTTCCTGCGCGCGATCGGCCCGGAGCCGTGGCGCGCCGCCTATGTGCAGCCGTCGCGCCGGCCCAAGGACGGCCGCTACGGCGAGAACCCGAACCGCATGCAGCACTACTACCAGTATCAGGTGGTGCTGAAACCCGCGCCGGAAAACATCCTCGAGCTTTACCTCGGCTCGCTGCAGGCGCTCGGCCTGAACCTGCAGCAGAACGACGTACGCTTCGTCGAGGACGACTGGGAAAACCCGACCCTGGGGGCCTGGGGCCTGGGCTGGGAAGTCTGGTTGAACGGCATGGAAGTCACGCAATTCACCTATTTCCAGCAAGTCGGCGGCCTCGACTGCAAGCCGACGCTGGGCGAGATCACCTACGGCATTGAACGCCTGGCGATGTACCTGCAGGGCGTGGAAAACGTCTACGACCTGGTGTGGACCGAGTGGGAAGAGCATGGCGTGACCAAGCGCCTGACCTATGGCGACGTGTTCCACCAGAATGAAGTCGAGCAATCGACCTTCAACTTCGAACACTCCAACACCGAATTCCTGTTTTCGCTGTTCGGCAATTACGAAGCCGAAGCCAAGCGCCTGATGGAAGTGCCGCTGGCGCTGCCGGCCTACGAAATGGTGCTGAAAGCCGCGCACACCTTCAACCTGCTGGATGCGCGCGGGGCGATCTCCGTGACCGAGCGCGCCGCCTATATCGGCCGCATCCGCAACCTGTCGCGTTCCGTGGCGCAGGCCTATTTCGAATCGCGCGAGAAGCTCGGCTTCCCGATGTGCGGCGACAATCAATAACGAGAATGCAATGAACCAGACTCTGCTAGTCGAACTCCTCACCGAAGAACTGCCGCCCAAGGCGCTGGCCAAGCTGGGCGAAGCCTTCGCCGCCGGCATCGTCAACGGCCTGAAATCGCGCGACTTCCTCGAAGCCGATGCCGTCGCCACCACCTACGCTACCCCGCGCCGTCTGGCGGTAACTGTCACGCGTGTGCGCGCCACCTCGCCCGACAAGGCGATCCGCGAAAAGGTACTGCCGGTGACAGTGGCACTGGACGCTGCCGGCAAACCGAGCGCGCCGCTGGCCAAGAAACTGGCGGCGCTGGCCGCAGTCGTCAAGGTTGACGCGATCACGCTGGAACAACTGGAACGCGCCCAGGATGGCAAGGCCGAGAGCTTCTTCTACAGCTATACCGCAGCCGGTGCACCGCTGCACCTGGGCCTGCAGGCGGCGCTGGAAGAATCCATCGCCAAACTGCCGATCCCGAAAGTCATGAACTACCAGCACCCGGACGGCGCCGACGTCCAGTTCGTGCGTCCGGTGCACAAGCTGATCGCGCTGCATGGCGCCGAAGTCGTGCCGCTGGCGATCCTGGGTCTTGCCGCCGGCCGCATCACGCTCGGCCACCGCTTCCTGTCGCAAGGCGAAGTGGCGGTGCCGAATGCGGAAAGCTATGCCGCCCTGCTGGAAGCGCAGGGCAAGGTCGTGCCGGGCGTGGTCGACCGCAAGGAGAAAATCCGCGCGGCGCTGCTGGATCGCGCCGGCCAGGACAAGGTGCTGATGCCGGAAGCGCTGCTCGATGAAGTCAGTGCGCTGGTCGAATGGCCGGTGGTCTACGAATGCCACTTCGAGGAGGAATTTCTCGCCGTGCCGCAGGAATGCCTGATCCTGACCATGCAGACCAACCAGAAATACTTCGCCCTGACCGATCACGGCGGGCGCCTGCGCTCGCGCTTTTTGATCGTCTCCAATATCGAAACCGCCGACCCGCAGCACATCATCGGCGGCAACGAGCGCGTGGTGCGCCCGCGCCTGTCGGACGCGAAATTCTTTTTCGAGCAGGACAAGAAAAAGAAACTCGCCGACCGCCTGGCGGGACTGGCAAACGTGGTCTACCATAACAAGCTGGGCACCCAGGCGCAGCGCACCGAGCGCGTCAAGAGCCTGGCCGGCGGCATCGCCCGCGCCATCGGCGCCGACGTCGCGCTGGCCGAACGCGGCGCGCTGCTGGCCAAGACCGACCTGCTGACCGACATGGTGGGCGAATTCCCCGAGCTGCAAGGCATCATGGGCACCTACTATGCCCGCCACGACGGCGAAGCCGAAGAAGTCGCGCAGGCGATCTCGGAGCATTACCAGCCGCGTTTTGCCGGCGACGCCCTGCCCGCAACCGCCACCGGCACCGCGGTGGCGCTGGCCGACAAGCTCGAGACCCTGGTCGGCATCTGGGGCATTGGCCTGGCGCCGACCGGCGACAAGGATCCGTTTGCGCTGCGCCGCCATGCGCTGGGCATTTTGCG
This window harbors:
- a CDS encoding HlyC/CorC family transporter — protein: MQEHPSSVRSFDTKPHRSLFERLTALISPEPDNRTELLEVLHDAHERNLIDADALSMIEGVFQVSDLSARDIMVPCPQMDVIDIATPIEEWMPLVLKTGHSRFPVVDGDRDKVVGTLLAKDLLRYYADQSFDVRNMVRPATFIPESKRLNVLLRDFRANRNHMAIVVNEYGSVAGLITIEDVLEQIVGDIEDEFDIEKADDNILRVRDGEFGARWRVNAITAIDQFNETLGTGLAEDAVDTIGGLVVTHLGRVPHKADVFDIGALRFQVLRADARRVHILLVEKLPAAPAAAGN
- the benA gene encoding benzoate 1,2-dioxygenase large subunit: MIATHPDNNPKLKSLDDYLVENKETGDYRVHRSVFTDEALFELEMKHVFEGNWIYLAHESQIPDNNDYYTTYIGRQPIIIARNRQGELNAMINSCSHRGAMLARYKSGNKATYTCPFHGWTFNNSGKLLKVKDPEGAGYPDCFNKEGSHDLKKLGRFENYRGFLFGSINPDVAPLAEYLGEAAKMIDIMVEQSAEGLEVLRGSSTYTFEGNWKLGAENGADGYHVSAVHWNYAATTSHRKQEAAREDNIRALDAGQWGKLGGGFYAFEQGHMVLWSRFANPEDRPNYLRREELVERCGAEKAHWMLHNSRNLCLYPNVYLMDQFSTQIRVVRPLSVNKTEVTIYCIAPKGESDEARARRIRQYEDFFNASGMATPDDLEEFRACQQGYAGSALEWNDMCRGSKHWIDGPDDEAKKIGLNPVMSGIKNEDEGLYTVQHRHWLEVMKKALRAEGEQK
- a CDS encoding LysR family transcriptional regulator, with the protein product MELRHLRYFVAVAEERNFTRAAERLHIAQPPLSRQIQQLEEELGVTLFERGSRPLKLTEAGRFCLAHAQQLLAQTAELKAMTQRVGQIERKMSVGFVASTLYGMLPKIIRRFRAEYSEVALSLHEMTTMEQIKALKEGKIDVGFGRIRHEDPNVRRIVLREERLMAALPSEHPLTLAKPTLTLLDLVPETLIIYPKAPRPSYADQVLAAFQDRALTPHKIVEARELQIALGLVAAGEGVSILPSSMLNLRRSDVTYMELNEQNLVSPIIMSMRMRDESPDIKALLNLIYDLYDEENIEYKKELW
- the miaB gene encoding tRNA (N6-isopentenyl adenosine(37)-C2)-methylthiotransferase MiaB: MQKKVFIKTFGCQMNEYDSDKMADVLNAAEGLVKTDTPEDADVILFNTCSVREKAQEKVFSDLGRVRELKLKNPNLVIGVGGCVASQEGEAIIKRAPYVDVVFGPQTLHRLPDLLAQRRASGRSQVDISFPEIEKFDHLPPARVEGATAFVSIMEGCSKYCSYCVVPYTRGEEVSRRFDDVLTEVAGLAAQGVKEITLLGQNVNAFRGAMTDGETADFALLVEYIAEIDGIERIRYVTSHPKEFTQRLIDTYAKVPKLVNHLYLPAQHGSDRILMAMKRGYTSLEYKSIIRRLREVRPDIAISSDFIVGFPGETDADFEAMMKLIDDIGYDNSFSFIFSPRPGTPAANLADDTPHEVKLARLQRLQKVIGDNTRRYSDALVNSTQRILVEGPSRKDPAELQGRTECNRVVNFDGGPQAARLVGQMLDVTITESYSYSLRGALVLQD
- a CDS encoding MFS transporter codes for the protein MTQIALDATANAATASRRGASPDSRNSVNVQTLIDEQPMSAYQYLVLFLCFSILALDGFDTAIIGYVAPALVSKWGIARSALAPVMSAALFGLAFGAMLAGPSADRFGRKPVLIISSMFFAIFSLLTAYAGSIESMAILRFLTGLGLGAAMPNAVTLMAELAPAKRRSLVVNAVYVGFPLGAAAGGIISAGLIPHFGWESVFILGGVLPLLFVPVMALYLPESASYMAARNYPAASIRKVMQRICKRDLSHVARFTSDAAEVTSKPGQSALGLILSRRYVVATLMLWSTYFMGLLIFYLLTSWMPLMMKDAGFSLEKAALVSALFPLGGGIGTLVGGLLMDRFSPARVLASVYVVAAVLLVAVGQSMGNVGLFATLVFLAGIMVTGAQASLPALAAPIYPTQGRATGIAWMLGIGRTGGILGALAGGVLLGMKLPFSQILALLAIPALLAMTALLVLSVKAPKGDSPTSK
- the lnt gene encoding apolipoprotein N-acyltransferase translates to MTVRAGAARRPALRLAAMLLVALAAGAANVFAFAPFGLWPLQLLLLALLFHFLHGTASVQQGAALGLAYGWGWAAAGVHWLYVSMHHYGGMPSWMAALAVALLAVWLGLFAALAAGATTWLRRRWNLSATLTLLLVAPALWALGEWLRGWIFTGFPWLVSGYAHNESPLAGFAPLVGVYGIGWLAALAAGALALLPRHRMPVLLLLPVLLAAGWGLQTVSWTGKHGEAIAVRLLQGNVPQDMKFERERIATTLAEYEFMIRQQPADLIATPETALPLLSHQLPEDYLARLGAFARQSGSHIVVGLPMSDGPGRYANSVLGLAPAGTPDAQGTAYRYDKHHLVPFGEFIPPGFRWFVDMMHIPLGDFTRGAPLQAPFQVKDQWILPNICYEDLFGEEIADQLAAGHFGEIPQTSVLLNVSNIAWFGDTIALPQHLQISQMRALETGRPMLRATNTGATAVIDHKGRVTAQLPPFQQGVLAATVQGYIGATPYILLGNGPAVLLALLALAIARFLHWKKAGKQPETGKNR
- a CDS encoding PhoH family protein produces the protein MKKTPVEPLHFIPQPLDNKRLANLCGPMDENLRQIAAALDVTVFRRGEKFIVSGTLAADALAILERFYAVADKTISIDDVQLALVEQRAGHAQTARKSARPARATEAGAAAEPAADDQGVTGAGEPLVLKTRRHDLRGRTPTQNQYLKAIVEHDITFGVGPAGTGKTYLAVACAVDALERDAVQRIVLTRPAVEAGERLGFLPGDLAQKVDPYLRPLYDALYDLLGFDRTQKMFEKQAIEIAPLAYMRGRTLNHAFVILDEAQNTTPEQMKMFLTRIGFGSKAVITGDVTQVDLQRNQKSGLVDAAQVLKKVRGIAFTHFTSADVVRHPLVGRIVDAYEAANKPVRVKNDKASD
- the ybeY gene encoding rRNA maturation RNase YbeY, with translation MTKPAIKSATKPAPKSATRPELSLSVQYPDPRLRDQLTRPQLRRWVQAALLAPAELTIRFVDADEGRTLNREYRGKDYATNVLTFPYTESEDEPTRADIVLCSDVLQKEAAEQRKTLQEHAAHLVVHGVLHAQGYDHENDEDAAEMEQLEVEILARLGFANPYQAD